In Chrysemys picta bellii isolate R12L10 chromosome 4, ASM1138683v2, whole genome shotgun sequence, the sequence ATGGACCCCACGCAGAATGTGACTGAATTCATCCTTTTGGGACTTTGCCACAATGAGATGTTACAGCCAGTGTGTTTTGTGTTCTTTGTACTCCTCTATATCGCGACTGTGCTGGGAAATCTTCTCATCATTGTCACTGTTAAGAGCAGCCAGTATCTGAAGTctcccatgtatttcttcctcagtTATCTGTCCTTTGTAGACATGTGCCTTTCCTCTGTCACAGCTCCAAAACTGATTGCAGACTTTTTTGTGGAGAGGAAAACCATCTCCTTTGATGGCTGCATAGCACAGCTGTTTGTGGTCCATTTCTTTGGGTGCACTGAAATCTTCCTCCTCACAGTGATGGCGTACGATCGTTACATTGCAATCTGCAAACCCCTCCATTACACAACCATAATGACTGGGTGTGTTTGTGGCTCCCTTGTGATGGCTTCATGGGTGGGTGGCTTTGTGCATTCCATCGTTCAGACTCTCCTGACCATCCAGTTACCCTTCTGCGGGCCCAACGAGATTGACCACTATTTCTGCGATGTGCACCCTTTGCTGAAACTGGCCTGCACTGACACTTACCTTGTTGGCGTCATGGTCATTGCC encodes:
- the LOC135983461 gene encoding olfactory receptor 4S2-like isoform X1, which produces MDPTQNVTEFILLGLCHNEMLQPVCFVFFVLLYIATVLGNLLIIVTVKSSQYLKSPMYFFLSYLSFVDMCLSSVTAPKLIADFFVERKTISFDGCIAQLFVVHFFGCTEIFLLTVMAYDRYIAICKPLHYTTIMTGCVCGSLVMASWVGGFVHSIVQTLLTIQLPFCGPNEIDHYFCDVHPLLKLACTDTYLVGVMVIANTGMISLTCFVVLVVSYVIILVSLRTRSSEGRRKALSTCASHIAVVIIFFGPCIFMYLRPSTTFSEDKMVTVFYTIITPVLNPLIYTLRNKEVKNAMRKLGSRKVTLGVK
- the LOC135983461 gene encoding olfactory receptor 4S2-like isoform X2, with the protein product MGLKNNVTEFILLGLCHNEMLQPVCFVFFVLLYIATVLGNLLIIVTVKSSQYLKSPMYFFLSYLSFVDMCLSSVTAPKLIADFFVERKTISFDGCIAQLFVVHFFGCTEIFLLTVMAYDRYIAICKPLHYTTIMTGCVCGSLVMASWVGGFVHSIVQTLLTIQLPFCGPNEIDHYFCDVHPLLKLACTDTYLVGVMVIANTGMISLTCFVVLVVSYVIILVSLRTRSSEGRRKALSTCASHIAVVIIFFGPCIFMYLRPSTTFSEDKMVTVFYTIITPVLNPLIYTLRNKEVKNAMRKLGSRKVTLGVK
- the LOC135983461 gene encoding olfactory receptor 4S2-like isoform X3, with translation MIHVLNVTEFILLGLCHNEMLQPVCFVFFVLLYIATVLGNLLIIVTVKSSQYLKSPMYFFLSYLSFVDMCLSSVTAPKLIADFFVERKTISFDGCIAQLFVVHFFGCTEIFLLTVMAYDRYIAICKPLHYTTIMTGCVCGSLVMASWVGGFVHSIVQTLLTIQLPFCGPNEIDHYFCDVHPLLKLACTDTYLVGVMVIANTGMISLTCFVVLVVSYVIILVSLRTRSSEGRRKALSTCASHIAVVIIFFGPCIFMYLRPSTTFSEDKMVTVFYTIITPVLNPLIYTLRNKEVKNAMRKLGSRKVTLGVK